The Polynucleobacter sp. VK25 genome segment CCTGCGTCGCTGGAAAAAGAATCTACTGAAGCTGTCAACCTGGAAGCAATTTTTTGGCTTTAAAGCAGAACTTCAAGAGGTGGCCTATGACATCATCATTGAAACTCAGGGTCTTCTGAAATCAGCCATTGTTTGCTCTCTGGCCAGGAAGTCTTCAGGCGCAGTGATTGCAGGCTTAGCTAATGCAACTGAGTTTTCTGGTTATGAGCCTATCGCAAGATCTTTTTACAACCAATCAGTGCAAGTGCCAAAGCAATGCCATGCAGTCGATCGTTCGCGTTGGGTGATGTGTTCCGCTTTGGATTGGCCACTGCTAGAGCGTTCACAAGCTCCTCAGTTTTATCCTGATGAATATATTCAATCTTTGAGCGTGACTGGTAAGCCTATCGCTCATCAGCTAGTAGCTCCTTATGTTCTTTGTTTTCATTCAACTGCGAGAGAGGCTAAACGTTGGCCTAACAACCATTGGATTGAATTGGGCAAAGCATTCGCCAGTCGCGGGTATCAAGTAGTTTTTCCTTGGGGCAACTTGGCCGAGCAGGCAATAAGTAAAGAGATAGCATCGCAAATTCCGAATGCCTTAGTGCCACCTGCTTTTTCAATTGAGGAGGCATTCTCTGTAATTGCGAGTGCGGCATTAACTGTGGGTGTTGATACTGGCCTGACGCATTTAGCGGCAGTACTCAATAAGCCAACGGTTGAGATTTATTGTGACTCACCATTGTGGAAGACCGAGGGATATTGGTCTAACCAGATTCGTAACGTTGGTGATATTCATCATCCGCCAACAGTAGCGGCAGTGCTTCAGGCAGCTAACGAGTTACTGCTTTAGAGTTGCTGTCTTAGCGCAACAAGGCGTTAATTGCGACTAAGTCTTCATCTGTTAAAGCGGCTGCATGTGCCTTTAACTTAATTGCGTTCAGAATCGTACTGTAGCGTGCTTGTTGCAATAAAGAACGCGTATTAATTAACGAGTCCAAAGCAATCAATACGTCAATATTGATTAAGGTACCCACCTGAAAGCCAAGCTTGCTTGACTCAAGAGCCGATGAGGTCGAGCGCTCGGCGGCTTCATAGGCTTTGACGCTTGCTAGGCCGCCGTAGAAGCCAGTAAAAGCTGCTCGCGTATTTTGGGCTGCAGTACGACGATTGTTGTCGTAGTTGGCTTTGGCTGCATCCAGCAAAGCAGCATTTTGTCGAATCACTGAACTAGCAAATCCACCCGATACCAATGGAATGGTCATTTGCAAAGCAACCGTGTTGTTATATACGTTGGTGTTCGATGGCGTGTAATTATTGGGTGTGCCATTAGAGGTGTTGTATCCCGATGTTCCTACCAAGTTGACTGTCGGGTAATTCAAAGCTTGCGCTCCCCGATAAGTACTTTCCGCAAGGCTAACGGATAGCTGGCCTGCCAATACGTTGAAGTTTGCAGCTTCAGCTTGATTAATCCAGTCATCCAGCGTTTGGCCTGGAGGTAAATGTGGGTTAACGCTTTCTGCAATGGGGTTCCCTTTGGCATCCTTGCTTTTGCTGCGAGGATCCTTGAGTACGCCATCAATCTTGGCATCTTTTACCAGGGGTTTTAATGCGCCGATAGGGCGACCCACAATTTGTTCGAGCGCACCGCGCTTCACGATTAAGTCGGCCTGAGATGCAATCTCTTGGGAGTTTGCTAAATCCAAGGCAGCTTGCGCAGTGTTGACATCCACAATAGTGGCTAACCCAGCATCAAATTTGGCTTGTGCAACTTCAAGCTGTTGTTTGATTAAATCTTTTTTGTTTTTATAAAGCGCTACGTTATCTTGGCTGGTAAGTGCATCAAAATAAGCTTGTGATACTCGTAATATCAAATCTTGTTGCGCCAAGAAAAAACGCATATCTGCTAATTTGGTGTTGAGATCACCTTGCTTAAATAACTCAAGAGCGGCCACGTTAAATACAGGTTGCGTCAAGGTGACTGTGTAACTTTTTTGGTCAAAGACGCGTGAGTTACCCGAGTTATTGGAAACCACTGTGCTGCCAGTGCCGTGCTGATAGTAACGAGTGCCACCAGGCGTTGCATTTGCCTGAGGCATGAGTAATGAGAAGCCTTGCCAATAAAGCTCTTTACTTGCTTGGTAGTTAAAGCGGGCTGCCGTCAATACTGGATCGCTAAAAGCAGCCTCTTGATAAAGTTGGATCAAGTCATTGAGCTGACCTTTGCTATCGGCAGCTTTATTTCCATTGAGATTGGAGGGTGCTGTGACGCTTGGTACGGCCTGTTTGACCGGTGGCGGTGCCATTTGGGGTGGCTGCTCCAGGCCAATGAGGGTCGAGGCACTCATGGGCGTGGGTAAGGCTGGTCTTGCAGCGGCATTGGGGCTTTGGGCCAGGGCATTGCCAAACCAAGTGCTCCAGCCGAGCGCCTGACTTAGGATCAAACCAAAGGCGGTAAGTCTAGAAAGTCTAAAGCGGTTTGGGGTCATGTAAGTCAGATACTGTTCAATGTGCCATGCAGTTTAAGGCTAATTTATTCAAATTGCTCATTTAGGCACTATTTTGCCAAAACCTCTTGATTGATCCTATATACCTATAAAATTTGGCCTATGGATCTAATTTTGTTACTAAAAGCAGTCATTCTGGGGGTAGTAGAGGGATTAACGGAGTTTTTGCCGATATCCAGCACTGGGCATCTAATTTTAGTTGGGGATTTGCTCGACTTTAATGATGATCGGGGTAAGGCATTTGAAGTCATTATTCAGTTTGGTGCCATTCTGGCGGTTTGCTGGGAGTTCCGCCAAAAGCTGATCAAAGTAGCCACTTCTTTTACTGGCAGTTCGGAGTCTCGCCGTTTTGTTCTCAACTTATTCATTGCCTCTATTCCCGCGATGGGCCTTGGCTTTGTATTCGGCAAGCACATCAAAGCAGTTTTGTTTTCACCCATTCCAGTAGCAAGCGCCTTTATTGTGGGGGCGCTCATTATTTTTTGGGCGGAGCGTCGGCAGCAGAACCAGGCAGAAGTTTCTAGTGAGATTAAATCAGTAGATGATCTGACTCCACTAGATGCCCTTAAAGTTGGCTTAGCACAGTGTGCCGCTTTGATTCCTGGCACCTCTCGTTCTGGGGCGACGATTATTGGGGGCATGTTGTTTGGTTTGCCGCGCGCTGTAGCAACTGAGTTTTCATTCTTTTTGGCAATTCCAGTGATTGGTGGCGCCACAGCTTATGAGTTGCTCAAACTTTGGAAAGCGCCTGTAGCATTTTCTGGAGAATTTACTCTAGCGATTCTTGTTGGTTTTATTGCTGCCTTTATCTCCGCATTTATCTGTGTGCGCTGGTTAATTCATTATGTAGCCCACCATAATTTCATTCCATTTGCATGGTACCGAATAGCTTTTGGCTTATTGGTTTTATTTACTTCCTATACTGGCTTAATTGCCTGGTCTCATTAACCGCTTAAGCAACTGAAAGTTCAGGAAATTCTGATGGATGCATCAATAGACGCAATTACCAATAATATTCAGCTGGCTTTGGCCCCTGTATTTTTATTGACTGCTGTAGCAACTTTAATTAATGCAATTTCAGGGCGCTTAGCTCGTTCAGTCGATCGTATGCGCGCAATTCGACATGCCATTACTCGAGGCGAAGTAAAGGATGCGGCATTACTGGAGCATATGAATAAAGAGGCTGATGAAGCCCAAATTCGTGGCCGTCTCTGCACTGCTGCCATCTTTTTTGATGTTCTCAGTGGCGTATTTATTTCATTGACAGTGCTGGAATTATTTTTCTTTCAGGCTGGCGCTGTTCGCTCATTGCAAACTACCTATGTCATCTGGACTTTTGTGCTGGGCCTAGTTTTCTTTATGACATCCTTATCTATCGTATTAACCGAAGTTGTCTATGCCTATCGATCTGCAGGATGGAATACCCCAAAGTAGATGAATGGCCTATTTAATTCCAAATCACTTTTTATAAAAGATTAACTATGAACAAAATCCTCATCACTGGTGGCGCAGGCTTTTTGGGTTCTCATCTCACCGAGAAGCTCCTCAAAGAGGGTAATGATGTCTTGGTAGTGGATAACTATTTCACAGGCA includes the following:
- the waaC gene encoding lipopolysaccharide heptosyltransferase I, with amino-acid sequence MSAVSSTPVLNPSANPKILLVKLSSLGDVLHNLPIIWDLRARLPNAQIDWVVEEGYVHLLKPLLSRDGFKGIDRIIPFGLRRWKKNLLKLSTWKQFFGFKAELQEVAYDIIIETQGLLKSAIVCSLARKSSGAVIAGLANATEFSGYEPIARSFYNQSVQVPKQCHAVDRSRWVMCSALDWPLLERSQAPQFYPDEYIQSLSVTGKPIAHQLVAPYVLCFHSTAREAKRWPNNHWIELGKAFASRGYQVVFPWGNLAEQAISKEIASQIPNALVPPAFSIEEAFSVIASAALTVGVDTGLTHLAAVLNKPTVEIYCDSPLWKTEGYWSNQIRNVGDIHHPPTVAAVLQAANELLL
- a CDS encoding TolC family protein; protein product: MTPNRFRLSRLTAFGLILSQALGWSTWFGNALAQSPNAAARPALPTPMSASTLIGLEQPPQMAPPPVKQAVPSVTAPSNLNGNKAADSKGQLNDLIQLYQEAAFSDPVLTAARFNYQASKELYWQGFSLLMPQANATPGGTRYYQHGTGSTVVSNNSGNSRVFDQKSYTVTLTQPVFNVAALELFKQGDLNTKLADMRFFLAQQDLILRVSQAYFDALTSQDNVALYKNKKDLIKQQLEVAQAKFDAGLATIVDVNTAQAALDLANSQEIASQADLIVKRGALEQIVGRPIGALKPLVKDAKIDGVLKDPRSKSKDAKGNPIAESVNPHLPPGQTLDDWINQAEAANFNVLAGQLSVSLAESTYRGAQALNYPTVNLVGTSGYNTSNGTPNNYTPSNTNVYNNTVALQMTIPLVSGGFASSVIRQNAALLDAAKANYDNNRRTAAQNTRAAFTGFYGGLASVKAYEAAERSTSSALESSKLGFQVGTLINIDVLIALDSLINTRSLLQQARYSTILNAIKLKAHAAALTDEDLVAINALLR
- a CDS encoding undecaprenyl-diphosphate phosphatase — its product is MDLILLLKAVILGVVEGLTEFLPISSTGHLILVGDLLDFNDDRGKAFEVIIQFGAILAVCWEFRQKLIKVATSFTGSSESRRFVLNLFIASIPAMGLGFVFGKHIKAVLFSPIPVASAFIVGALIIFWAERRQQNQAEVSSEIKSVDDLTPLDALKVGLAQCAALIPGTSRSGATIIGGMLFGLPRAVATEFSFFLAIPVIGGATAYELLKLWKAPVAFSGEFTLAILVGFIAAFISAFICVRWLIHYVAHHNFIPFAWYRIAFGLLVLFTSYTGLIAWSH
- a CDS encoding DUF2721 domain-containing protein, giving the protein MDASIDAITNNIQLALAPVFLLTAVATLINAISGRLARSVDRMRAIRHAITRGEVKDAALLEHMNKEADEAQIRGRLCTAAIFFDVLSGVFISLTVLELFFFQAGAVRSLQTTYVIWTFVLGLVFFMTSLSIVLTEVVYAYRSAGWNTPK